In the genome of Cronobacter malonaticus LMG 23826, one region contains:
- a CDS encoding MFS transporter — translation MKRIAPSPFIFAIIAFIVGLNLRPILASIGPLFTVLQREAGLSATAFSLLTTLPVAMMGVAALSGPWLLANVGAVRGIMAALVILLLACLVRGFTATLTGLMITALAGGTSIGIVQALMPALIKKAYATSASTFMSLFSTGIMAGAAMAAASAEPLFARVGLKPALASAGALALLALVLWFALVRHRQAQETVSAPVSVSSSRTWLLLLFFGIGTGAYTLVLAWLPPLYIQAGWSARHSGYMLAWLTLTEVVAGFVVSALIHRFPDRRFPLIVVLLVLLAGLLCLVFSPGTTPVLSTLLLGTGIGALFPLSLIVTFDHARTPTEAGKLLSKVQGGGYMIAALMPLIAGIVRDSNVPLTAAWLVMSAGVVVLMLMVTAFKPVALR, via the coding sequence TTGAAACGCATCGCACCTTCGCCGTTTATCTTCGCTATTATCGCTTTTATCGTCGGGTTAAACCTGCGCCCAATTCTGGCTTCCATCGGGCCGTTATTCACCGTACTCCAGCGCGAAGCGGGGTTATCGGCCACGGCATTTAGTCTACTGACGACGCTCCCGGTGGCGATGATGGGCGTGGCGGCCTTAAGCGGGCCCTGGCTGTTGGCAAACGTCGGGGCCGTTCGCGGTATTATGGCAGCGCTTGTGATTTTGCTTCTGGCCTGCTTAGTCCGGGGCTTCACGGCAACGTTGACTGGCCTGATGATCACCGCGTTAGCGGGCGGAACGAGTATCGGGATAGTCCAGGCGTTGATGCCCGCGCTGATTAAAAAAGCGTACGCGACATCGGCCAGCACATTCATGTCGCTATTCAGCACCGGCATTATGGCGGGGGCGGCGATGGCAGCCGCCAGCGCCGAGCCGCTCTTTGCACGAGTGGGGCTGAAACCTGCACTTGCCAGCGCCGGTGCGTTAGCGCTGCTGGCATTAGTGCTCTGGTTTGCGCTGGTCCGGCACCGTCAGGCGCAAGAGACTGTCTCTGCGCCGGTTTCTGTGTCTTCGTCCCGTACGTGGCTGCTGTTACTGTTTTTTGGCATTGGCACTGGTGCCTACACGCTGGTGCTGGCATGGCTGCCGCCTCTCTATATTCAGGCAGGGTGGAGCGCTCGCCACAGCGGCTATATGCTGGCCTGGCTCACGTTAACGGAAGTCGTCGCGGGTTTTGTGGTGTCCGCGCTGATCCATCGCTTCCCCGATCGCCGTTTTCCGCTGATCGTCGTGTTGCTGGTGCTGCTGGCGGGGTTACTGTGTCTCGTGTTTTCTCCGGGTACGACGCCGGTACTGTCAACGTTGCTGCTCGGGACAGGCATTGGCGCGCTGTTCCCGCTCTCGCTGATTGTCACCTTTGATCACGCACGCACGCCAACCGAAGCCGGAAAGCTACTCTCAAAAGTCCAGGGCGGCGGCTATATGATAGCCGCGCTCATGCCACTGATTGCGGGTATCGTGCGTGACAGCAACGTCCCGCTAACGGCCGCGTGGCTCGTTATGAGCGCAGGGGTGGTTGTGCTGATGCTGATGGTCACCGCGTTTAAACCCGTGGCTTTGCGTTGA
- a CDS encoding glyoxalase/bleomycin resistance/dioxygenase family protein has translation MNKLPGVDVLFVAGFGPVSLSTSASAAFYIDALGLPLKPLEGNNDYLLAEEGALNGVAHFAVWPLAQAASACFGVAQWPAQMPVPQGWIEYEVDNLETATRKLRELGYDLLVENREEPWGQTVTRLLSPEGLLTGLTVTPWLRQQEQKR, from the coding sequence ATGAATAAATTGCCCGGAGTAGACGTGCTGTTTGTCGCAGGGTTTGGCCCGGTCTCACTGAGTACGTCAGCCAGTGCTGCGTTTTATATTGATGCGCTCGGACTGCCGCTTAAACCCCTGGAAGGGAACAACGATTATCTGCTGGCGGAAGAGGGCGCGCTTAACGGCGTCGCCCACTTTGCGGTCTGGCCGCTCGCCCAGGCCGCCAGCGCCTGTTTTGGCGTCGCGCAGTGGCCCGCACAGATGCCGGTACCGCAGGGGTGGATTGAATATGAAGTCGACAATCTCGAAACGGCAACCCGCAAACTGCGTGAACTGGGCTATGACCTGCTGGTGGAAAACCGCGAGGAACCCTGGGGGCAAACCGTCACGCGGCTCCTGAGCCCCGAAGGGTTGCTAACCGGGCTTACGGTGACGCCGTGGCTTCGCCAGCAGGAACAAAAGCGCTGA
- a CDS encoding YecA family protein: MKEGPLTEKELEWLDEMLEKYGSEDSIVDVAELDGLLTAVLSGPKTIEPSEWLVALWGGQNRIPRWSNEREMNRFMDLCFQHMNDIADRLAELPDQFDPLFGVRETEGQEFTVVEEWCFGYLRGVALSDWSSLPESLQPALDAIALHGKEENFPQLESLSPEELEASFAAIRPAALALHDYWIAQPEAVPEAQQPVVAEQKPGRNDPCFCGSGKKYKHCCLH; this comes from the coding sequence ATGAAAGAAGGCCCGCTGACAGAGAAAGAGCTGGAATGGCTTGATGAGATGCTGGAAAAATATGGCAGCGAAGATTCGATTGTCGATGTCGCCGAGCTCGATGGCCTGCTGACCGCCGTGCTCTCCGGCCCAAAAACGATTGAGCCGAGCGAATGGCTGGTCGCGCTCTGGGGCGGACAGAACCGCATTCCCCGCTGGAGCAACGAGCGTGAGATGAACCGCTTTATGGATCTGTGCTTCCAGCATATGAACGATATTGCCGATCGTCTCGCGGAGTTACCCGATCAGTTCGATCCGCTGTTTGGCGTGCGCGAGACCGAAGGCCAGGAGTTTACCGTCGTTGAAGAGTGGTGCTTTGGCTATCTGCGCGGCGTGGCGCTCAGCGACTGGTCATCATTGCCGGAATCGTTGCAGCCCGCGCTGGACGCTATCGCTTTGCACGGCAAGGAAGAGAATTTCCCACAGCTGGAGTCACTCTCCCCGGAAGAACTCGAAGCGAGTTTCGCCGCTATCCGCCCCGCCGCGCTGGCGCTGCACGATTACTGGATAGCCCAGCCGGAAGCGGTGCCAGAAGCGCAGCAGCCGGTGGTGGCCGAACAGAAGCCGGGCCGCAACGATCCCTGCTTTTGCGGCAGCGGTAAAAAGTATAAGCACTGCTGCCTGCACTGA
- the ychF gene encoding redox-regulated ATPase YchF, which yields MGFKCGIVGLPNVGKSTLFNALTKAGIEAANFPFCTIEPNTGVVPMPDPRLDKIAEIVKPQRILPTTMEFVDIAGLVKGASKGEGLGNQFLTNIRETEAIGHVVRCFENDNIIHVAGKVNPAEDIDTINTELALSDLDTCERAIHRISKKAKGGDKDAKAELAVLEKCLPQLENAGMLRALDLSKEEKDLIKYLSFLTLKPTMYIANVNEDGFENNPFLDQVREIAAKEGSVVVPVCAAVEADIAELDDEERDEFMQELGLEEPGLNRVIRAGYALLNLQTYFTAGVKEVRAWTIPVGATAPQAAGKIHTDFEKGFIRAQTIAYDDFIAYKGEQGAKEAGKMRAEGKDYIVKDGDIMNFLFNV from the coding sequence ATGGGATTCAAATGCGGTATCGTCGGCTTGCCGAACGTCGGTAAATCCACTCTGTTCAATGCGCTGACCAAAGCAGGTATTGAGGCGGCGAACTTCCCGTTCTGTACCATTGAGCCGAACACCGGCGTCGTGCCTATGCCCGATCCGCGTCTGGACAAAATCGCCGAGATCGTCAAGCCGCAGCGTATTCTGCCGACCACGATGGAATTCGTGGATATCGCCGGTCTCGTTAAAGGCGCGTCTAAAGGTGAAGGTCTGGGCAACCAGTTCCTGACCAATATCCGCGAAACCGAAGCTATCGGCCACGTGGTGCGCTGCTTTGAAAACGACAACATCATTCACGTCGCGGGCAAAGTAAACCCGGCGGAAGATATTGATACCATCAATACCGAGCTGGCGCTTTCTGACCTCGATACCTGCGAGCGTGCGATTCACCGCATCTCCAAGAAAGCCAAAGGCGGCGATAAAGACGCTAAAGCCGAGCTGGCCGTACTGGAAAAATGCCTGCCGCAGCTTGAGAACGCCGGTATGCTGCGCGCGCTGGATCTGAGCAAAGAAGAGAAAGATCTCATCAAATACCTGAGCTTCCTGACGCTCAAGCCGACCATGTACATCGCGAACGTCAACGAAGACGGTTTCGAGAACAACCCGTTCCTGGATCAGGTGCGTGAAATCGCCGCGAAAGAAGGCTCTGTGGTCGTGCCGGTGTGCGCCGCTGTGGAAGCAGATATCGCTGAGCTTGACGATGAAGAGCGCGATGAGTTTATGCAGGAGCTGGGCCTTGAAGAGCCGGGCCTGAACCGCGTGATCCGCGCCGGTTACGCCCTGCTGAACCTGCAAACTTACTTCACCGCGGGCGTGAAAGAAGTACGCGCCTGGACTATCCCTGTCGGCGCGACCGCCCCGCAGGCGGCAGGTAAAATCCATACCGATTTCGAAAAAGGCTTTATCCGCGCGCAAACCATCGCCTATGACGACTTCATCGCTTACAAAGGCGAACAGGGCGCGAAAGAAGCCGGTAAAATGCGTGCCGAAGGGAAAGACTATATCGTCAAAGATGGCGACATCATGAACTTCCTGTTTAACGTCTAA